One region of Synechococcus elongatus PCC 11801 genomic DNA includes:
- a CDS encoding DUF1611 domain-containing protein, which yields MLQPEHRLAVLLHGGILGDSGKTGLTLLRYRQGAIAAVIDHETAGQDFQKLTGIPRSLPIYGSVAEAIAATEIDVLAIGIAPSGGQLPAPWLAEIDQAVQAGLAIANGLHTPLLPRYQAQLQPDQWIWDIRQEPAGLAIGGGRARSLTAQRILTVGTDMSVGKMSATLELDRAAQAKGLRSAFVGTGQAGILISGQGVPLDAVRVDFASGAVEQAVLSAAEQADYVWVEGQGSLLHPGSTATLPLLRGSQATHLVLVHRLGQTHNRHFPEFTIPPLTEVIQLYESLAAAAGIFGRPKIVAIALNGGQASDETVLDAAAQINRETGLPCTDAVRFGAADLLTAILEACDP from the coding sequence ATGCTGCAACCCGAGCATCGATTGGCAGTGCTGCTGCACGGCGGCATTCTGGGGGACAGTGGCAAAACAGGGCTGACTCTGCTGCGCTACCGTCAGGGCGCGATCGCAGCGGTGATCGATCACGAGACAGCGGGACAGGACTTCCAGAAGCTGACAGGCATTCCGCGATCGCTGCCGATTTATGGATCTGTAGCGGAGGCGATCGCGGCAACGGAAATTGATGTGCTCGCGATCGGGATTGCCCCATCTGGCGGTCAGTTGCCCGCGCCATGGCTAGCCGAAATTGATCAGGCTGTGCAGGCAGGACTGGCGATCGCAAATGGACTGCACACGCCACTTCTCCCGCGCTATCAGGCGCAGCTTCAGCCCGATCAATGGATCTGGGACATTCGCCAAGAACCAGCAGGATTGGCGATCGGGGGTGGAAGGGCGCGATCGCTAACGGCTCAGCGAATTTTGACCGTCGGCACTGACATGAGTGTCGGCAAGATGTCCGCCACCCTAGAACTCGATCGTGCCGCTCAAGCAAAAGGACTGCGATCGGCCTTTGTCGGCACAGGCCAAGCCGGCATCCTGATCAGTGGTCAAGGTGTACCGCTCGATGCGGTGCGCGTCGATTTTGCTTCCGGAGCGGTAGAGCAGGCAGTCCTGTCTGCAGCAGAGCAAGCGGATTACGTCTGGGTTGAAGGTCAAGGCTCATTGCTACATCCCGGCTCAACTGCCACTCTGCCTTTGCTCCGCGGGAGCCAAGCAACTCATCTGGTGCTTGTTCATCGCCTCGGACAGACCCACAATCGCCACTTTCCTGAGTTCACGATTCCACCTCTGACCGAAGTGATTCAGCTCTATGAATCGCTGGCAGCAGCAGCAGGCATCTTCGGTAGACCCAAGATTGTGGCGATCGCCCTGAATGGTGGTCAAGCCAGTGACGAGACTGTTTTAGACGCTGCTGCTCAGATCAACAGAGAAACTGGCTTACCCTGCACAGATGCAGTGCGGTTTGGCGCGGCAGACTTGTTGACAGCCATTCTGGAGGCTTGCGACCCCTGA
- the lpxA gene encoding acyl-ACP--UDP-N-acetylglucosamine O-acyltransferase: protein MGIHSTAVIDPQVELGADVEIGPYAVVQGSVRLGDRCWLGPHSVVMGNLQLGSDCRVHSGAVLGDWPQDLSFQGAESHVVIGDRNVFREGVTVHRGTKENSVTTIGNDCLLMANSHVAHNASLGNNVILANGALIAGYAQVGDRAFISGNCLVHQFTRVGRLAMMSGGSAVQKDLPPFCMTRSSTSNIVMGLNVVGLRRAGVSDRDRLELKRAFSILYRERLSFSEAIARLSADFNSPLVTELQAFVSSSERGICRFLRTDLDC from the coding sequence ATGGGCATTCATTCCACCGCGGTTATCGATCCCCAGGTTGAGCTGGGTGCAGATGTCGAGATTGGCCCCTATGCGGTGGTGCAAGGCTCGGTGCGTTTGGGCGATCGCTGTTGGCTAGGTCCCCACTCAGTGGTAATGGGCAACCTACAGCTCGGGTCTGATTGCCGGGTTCATAGTGGTGCGGTCTTGGGCGATTGGCCGCAAGATTTGTCTTTTCAGGGCGCGGAAAGTCATGTGGTGATTGGCGATCGCAATGTCTTCCGCGAAGGCGTCACGGTTCACCGCGGTACGAAAGAAAACAGCGTCACCACGATCGGTAATGACTGCCTGCTGATGGCTAACAGTCACGTGGCTCACAATGCCAGCTTGGGGAATAACGTAATTCTGGCGAATGGGGCACTGATTGCGGGCTATGCCCAAGTCGGCGATCGCGCTTTCATTAGCGGCAACTGTCTTGTTCATCAATTCACCCGTGTCGGGCGTTTGGCGATGATGAGTGGCGGCTCAGCAGTGCAAAAAGATTTGCCGCCCTTCTGCATGACGCGCAGCTCCACCAGCAACATCGTTATGGGCTTGAATGTCGTTGGTCTGCGGCGGGCAGGCGTCTCCGATCGCGATCGCCTCGAACTGAAGCGAGCCTTCAGCATCCTCTATCGCGAACGACTATCTTTTTCAGAGGCGATCGCGCGACTTTCAGCAGACTTTAACTCACCATTAGTGACTGAACTGCAAGCCTTTGTCAGTAGCTCAGAGCGCGGAATTTGCCGCTTTCTACGAACTGACTTGGATTGCTAG
- a CDS encoding efflux RND transporter permease subunit has product MLLSIANVFIKRPVLTTVCSILITLGGLVCLPLLPIEQLPDIAPPQIQVSATYVGADAETVENTVTSVLENQINGVEGMEYITSTSAIGQSSIQVYFDPTRSPDLAQVDVNNLVSIAIPQLPQAVQQQGISVTQSSPSILQFYTFSSPTGEYDAQFISNYLSLYVQPALARVKGVGQANLFGNLEYSMRLWLDPNRLASYGLTAENVANALQSQNQIIPVGQVGGPPVNESQAYTFILRLQGQGQLSTVEQFNNVVLKTGEDGSLVRVRDVGRAEEGAQSYAVTLTADGRPGVGLAIYQLPGSNAIDVANGIREQLAILEQQFPPGLEGKLVFDVTDFVNASLSEVLVTLVQAISLVILVIFVFLQDWRTTLIPAIAIPVSLVGTLAFIQAFGFSINLLTLFGLVLATGLVVDDAIVVVEAITEKIEEGKTPLEASIEAMDILFGAVIATSVVLFAVFLPVAFFPGATGRIYQQFALTLTFTILISTFNALTFSPTMSALLLRPAKERKGLLGKFFNLFNAGFDRVRIVYSKLLEIIDRLKFLVIALFAAGLALTGWLFTTTPTGFVPTEDQGYFLGLIIGPEGAPLNFTQDVGQKIQRILETEPSVTSTAVISGFSFIGQGNNLGIYFASLKPWDERKAADQSAEAIVARINQKMFEGISEAQVRTVLPPAIPGFAAYGGVQFLVTDQTGGALTVSQFLESVNKIIGLARENPITRQTFTPFTANSPQIEIDVDRDRLAALDIDFGQALQTLGSYMGGQYVNQITQFGRSYQVYIQADNNFRATPDSLKQIYVRSRTGQTVPLSEFLTIRQQVGPLYITHYNLFRSIEVDSFAAPGVSTGQIIQGLKDAFAKANFQRFGSGLIGLAREEVSAGALAPLIFALGIVVVFLVLAALYESYVDPLIILLTVPLAILGALVFLNLRGIPLDVYAQVGLVMLIGLASKNAILIVDYANEAVAKGATFTEAAMEAAKLRFRPIVMTAISSLIGFFPLVIAQGAGAASRWSLGTVVFGGLLVATVLSLLIVPANYVILKSITRRFFSSKRHASDSNQPELTS; this is encoded by the coding sequence ATGTTGCTATCGATCGCCAATGTCTTCATCAAGCGGCCAGTGTTAACAACGGTCTGCTCCATCCTGATTACCTTGGGAGGTCTGGTTTGTTTGCCGCTCCTCCCGATTGAGCAGTTACCGGATATTGCTCCTCCCCAAATTCAAGTCTCAGCAACTTATGTAGGTGCTGATGCTGAAACGGTTGAAAATACTGTCACTTCAGTGCTGGAGAATCAGATCAACGGGGTTGAGGGGATGGAATACATCACCTCAACAAGTGCGATCGGCCAAAGCTCGATTCAGGTCTATTTCGACCCGACGCGATCGCCAGATCTCGCTCAAGTTGATGTGAACAACTTGGTGAGTATTGCAATTCCTCAGCTACCTCAAGCGGTTCAGCAACAAGGGATCTCAGTTACACAGTCCTCTCCCTCTATTCTGCAGTTTTATACTTTCTCGTCACCCACGGGAGAGTATGACGCACAGTTCATTAGTAACTATCTCAGTCTCTATGTTCAGCCTGCTCTAGCCCGTGTGAAAGGGGTTGGACAAGCCAACCTTTTCGGCAACTTGGAATATTCCATGCGGCTGTGGCTGGATCCCAACCGTCTGGCCAGCTATGGGCTCACGGCTGAAAATGTCGCGAATGCCCTGCAGAGTCAAAACCAAATTATCCCGGTGGGGCAAGTGGGTGGCCCGCCGGTCAATGAGAGCCAAGCCTATACGTTCATCTTGCGCTTACAGGGACAAGGTCAGCTCTCGACCGTTGAGCAATTCAATAATGTCGTTCTCAAGACGGGCGAAGATGGTTCGCTTGTGCGAGTTCGTGATGTCGGTCGTGCTGAAGAGGGCGCACAGAGCTATGCCGTGACATTGACGGCGGATGGCCGTCCTGGGGTCGGTCTGGCGATTTATCAGCTACCAGGCAGTAACGCGATCGATGTTGCGAATGGGATTCGTGAACAACTGGCAATTCTGGAACAACAGTTCCCGCCTGGGCTAGAAGGCAAGCTCGTCTTCGACGTCACGGACTTTGTCAATGCTTCTCTGTCAGAAGTGTTGGTGACGCTGGTTCAGGCTATTTCTCTGGTTATTCTTGTCATCTTTGTTTTCTTGCAGGATTGGCGAACCACGCTGATTCCAGCGATCGCGATTCCTGTCTCGTTGGTTGGGACGCTAGCTTTCATTCAGGCCTTTGGCTTCTCGATCAACCTGTTGACATTGTTTGGTCTGGTTCTAGCAACCGGCTTGGTCGTTGATGATGCGATCGTGGTGGTTGAAGCCATCACAGAAAAGATTGAGGAAGGGAAAACGCCCCTTGAAGCCTCGATTGAGGCAATGGATATCCTGTTCGGCGCTGTTATCGCAACGTCTGTCGTTCTCTTTGCGGTTTTCCTGCCTGTCGCCTTTTTCCCTGGGGCAACCGGACGAATCTACCAGCAGTTCGCACTAACGCTGACTTTTACAATTCTCATTTCGACGTTTAACGCGCTGACGTTCTCGCCCACGATGAGTGCCTTACTCCTGAGGCCGGCGAAAGAGCGCAAAGGATTACTTGGAAAGTTCTTTAATCTCTTCAACGCTGGATTTGACAGAGTACGGATTGTCTATTCCAAGCTGCTCGAGATTATCGATCGCCTTAAGTTCTTGGTTATCGCTTTATTTGCTGCTGGGCTTGCCTTGACGGGCTGGTTATTCACAACAACACCGACAGGCTTTGTACCCACTGAAGACCAAGGTTACTTCTTGGGTCTGATTATTGGTCCTGAAGGGGCACCACTGAACTTCACGCAAGACGTTGGGCAGAAGATTCAGCGCATCCTAGAGACTGAGCCTTCTGTGACCTCAACAGCAGTCATTAGCGGCTTTAGTTTTATTGGACAGGGCAACAACCTCGGCATTTATTTCGCTTCGCTGAAACCTTGGGATGAACGCAAGGCAGCTGATCAATCTGCGGAAGCGATTGTGGCGCGCATCAATCAAAAGATGTTTGAGGGAATCTCTGAGGCACAAGTTCGGACGGTGTTGCCCCCAGCGATTCCTGGCTTTGCAGCCTATGGTGGTGTTCAATTCTTGGTCACAGACCAAACGGGTGGTGCTCTGACTGTCAGTCAGTTCCTCGAATCCGTTAACAAAATTATTGGTCTTGCCCGTGAAAATCCAATCACACGGCAGACCTTTACACCGTTTACTGCCAACTCACCACAAATTGAAATTGACGTCGATCGCGATCGCCTTGCGGCTCTGGATATTGACTTTGGTCAAGCCTTACAAACACTCGGCAGCTACATGGGTGGTCAGTACGTCAACCAAATCACCCAATTTGGCCGTTCCTATCAGGTCTACATTCAAGCCGACAACAACTTCCGCGCTACGCCCGACTCTCTGAAGCAGATCTACGTGCGATCGCGCACAGGCCAAACGGTGCCACTGTCTGAGTTCCTGACAATTCGGCAACAGGTTGGTCCGCTCTACATTACTCACTACAACTTGTTCCGTTCAATTGAAGTTGATAGCTTTGCTGCTCCTGGCGTAAGTACGGGTCAAATCATTCAAGGCCTCAAGGATGCTTTCGCAAAAGCCAACTTCCAACGCTTTGGAAGTGGCCTGATTGGCTTGGCTCGGGAAGAGGTGTCAGCAGGTGCACTAGCGCCGTTGATCTTTGCCCTTGGGATTGTGGTTGTCTTCCTTGTGCTTGCGGCACTGTACGAAAGCTATGTCGACCCACTCATCATTCTGCTTACTGTCCCACTGGCAATTTTGGGCGCCTTGGTGTTCCTCAACCTGCGTGGCATCCCTCTGGATGTCTATGCCCAAGTCGGCTTGGTGATGTTGATTGGCTTGGCTTCTAAAAACGCCATTTTGATTGTTGACTACGCCAACGAAGCGGTTGCCAAAGGTGCCACTTTTACAGAGGCAGCGATGGAAGCAGCCAAACTGCGATTCCGCCCAATTGTGATGACAGCTATTTCTAGCTTGATTGGCTTCTTCCCCTTAGTGATTGCCCAAGGGGCGGGTGCAGCTAGTCGCTGGTCGCTTGGGACTGTCGTATTCGGTGGTCTATTGGTTGCAACTGTCTTGAGCTTGCTGATTGTGCCTGCCAACTATGTGATTTTGAAGTCGATCACGCGGCGTTTCTTCAGTTCAAAGCGACATGCATCAGATTCCAACCAACCTGAGTTGACTTCGTAA
- a CDS encoding efflux RND transporter periplasmic adaptor subunit: MAVLPGSRHLRRLTSWGAASIVLMGVVSCQGRQPGAQQGPPALPVDVTKATLETVNDLTEYLGALEATEQTILRPQIQGRIVSVAVQPGQTVTVGQPMFVLDSEQVEADVAAAQAEVARQEAQLRDAKITFERQKFLADQGVVPLQNLDNARRDLETAQAQLKAARENAVAKSVNVQYKTVRAPINGLVGDIRLKVGDFVETGDELTTITVNNQLFINIPVPTTRIPQLRKGQPVKLLDPFSKRILATGAVDFVSPVVQENLQTVLVKVVVPNPDGLIRNGQIVQAEIVWDRKDAVLVPTQAVSPLAGVNFVYVVEPKPNSPGQFQVRQQKVELGSIFNNRYQIRAGLKPGETVATTNLLSLTDKAAVQPQTTNTAR, encoded by the coding sequence ATGGCTGTACTGCCCGGATCCCGTCATCTCCGGCGTCTCACGAGCTGGGGGGCTGCCAGCATCGTGCTGATGGGTGTCGTCAGCTGTCAAGGTCGGCAACCCGGGGCACAACAGGGGCCACCTGCTTTACCGGTTGACGTCACGAAAGCAACACTCGAAACGGTCAACGACCTGACGGAGTATCTGGGTGCTCTGGAAGCGACTGAGCAGACCATTCTCCGTCCCCAAATTCAGGGTCGAATTGTCAGCGTCGCTGTTCAACCCGGCCAGACGGTGACTGTGGGCCAGCCGATGTTTGTACTCGATTCCGAGCAAGTCGAGGCGGATGTTGCTGCTGCCCAAGCAGAAGTTGCCCGCCAAGAGGCTCAGCTTCGCGATGCCAAAATCACCTTTGAACGCCAGAAGTTTCTTGCAGATCAGGGGGTTGTGCCTTTACAGAATTTGGACAATGCCCGTCGGGATCTTGAAACCGCCCAAGCTCAACTGAAAGCAGCTCGGGAAAATGCTGTCGCCAAATCGGTCAATGTCCAATACAAGACTGTTCGCGCACCCATTAATGGTCTAGTGGGAGATATTCGACTCAAAGTTGGTGACTTTGTTGAGACCGGTGATGAGCTGACGACGATTACTGTCAATAATCAACTCTTCATTAACATCCCTGTTCCAACGACACGGATTCCTCAGCTGCGCAAAGGCCAACCTGTCAAACTGTTGGATCCTTTCTCGAAGCGGATCTTGGCAACGGGTGCGGTTGATTTCGTCTCGCCCGTGGTCCAAGAGAATTTACAGACTGTCCTTGTGAAGGTTGTGGTTCCTAATCCCGATGGCTTAATTCGGAATGGACAGATTGTTCAGGCTGAAATTGTCTGGGATCGTAAGGATGCCGTGCTCGTACCGACCCAAGCGGTCAGTCCCTTGGCAGGGGTCAACTTTGTCTATGTGGTGGAGCCCAAGCCCAATAGCCCCGGTCAATTCCAAGTTCGTCAACAAAAAGTCGAGCTAGGTTCGATTTTTAATAATCGCTATCAAATTCGAGCAGGCCTAAAGCCTGGTGAGACGGTCGCGACGACCAACCTGCTCAGCCTCACGGACAAAGCGGCTGTTCAGCCTCAAACTACCAATACCGCTCGCTAA
- a CDS encoding DUF4359 domain-containing protein produces the protein MPGKLLEPPSPPIAPPNCSCWRCAWWLAGGSVALGAIALALTNPSRDQYGQFAAATSQRLVQQEVCARLESFKLQHLQQLCDRIGQKAGDQMAQWVLQSSNRHDFFLLSIYETRLSMRSILQNSEAPDWSLEFKSLGALSGFSLLQVDWKTDTAVKASPASEGKLER, from the coding sequence ATGCCCGGCAAGCTTCTAGAACCTCCATCGCCTCCCATAGCTCCGCCCAACTGTTCGTGCTGGCGGTGTGCTTGGTGGCTGGCAGGGGGATCTGTTGCTCTCGGGGCGATTGCCTTAGCACTGACCAATCCCTCACGCGATCAGTACGGCCAGTTTGCAGCCGCGACTAGTCAGCGACTGGTGCAACAAGAGGTCTGTGCCCGCTTAGAGTCTTTCAAGCTCCAGCACTTGCAACAACTCTGCGATCGCATCGGGCAGAAAGCTGGGGATCAGATGGCGCAGTGGGTGTTGCAGTCGAGCAATCGCCATGACTTTTTCTTGCTGAGCATCTATGAGACTCGGTTGTCCATGCGATCGATCCTTCAAAATTCAGAAGCGCCGGACTGGAGTCTTGAATTCAAGAGTCTTGGAGCTTTGTCAGGGTTTAGTCTCTTGCAAGTGGATTGGAAAACTGACACTGCAGTGAAGGCTAGTCCCGCTTCAGAGGGCAAATTAGAACGGTAG
- a CDS encoding Nif11-like leader peptide family natural product precursor, with protein MSSDQVLRFLEDAAISKELRDKFSAVSDASEFLLVAQRSGYAFTSEEFIHTIAELSKDVPIRRQTGVWRWLRTIHNPMELERQRRSQSSTPTEDWL; from the coding sequence ATGTCATCTGATCAAGTCCTCCGATTTTTGGAAGACGCCGCCATTTCCAAAGAACTCCGCGATAAATTTTCTGCCGTGAGCGATGCGAGTGAATTTTTGCTGGTCGCGCAGCGATCGGGCTATGCCTTTACCAGTGAAGAGTTCATCCATACAATCGCTGAATTGAGCAAAGACGTGCCCATCCGCCGCCAAACCGGAGTGTGGCGCTGGCTCCGCACCATTCATAACCCGATGGAACTCGAACGGCAGCGGCGCTCCCAAAGTTCTACCCCAACCGAGGATTGGCTGTAA
- the prfC gene encoding peptide chain release factor 3, producing MRKWVWLLPHSLGFRMVSDLQKEIQEAVQQRRNFAIISHPDAGKTTLTEKLLLYGGAIQEAGAVKAKRSQRAATSDWMELEKQRGISITSTVLQFNYHDCTINLLDTPGHQDFSEDTYRTLAAADNAVMLEDAAKGLEPQTRKLFEVCRMRNIPIFTFFNKMDRPGREPLELLDEIEQELGLQTYAVNWPIGSGDRFRGVFDRRKQQVHLFERSVHGKRQAKDTTFDWGDPQLKELIEPDLFQQLQDELELLEGVGTEFDLEAIHAGQLTPVFWGSAMTNFGVELFLEAFLDYALKPGARRSSVGEMEPDYPEFSGFVFKLQANMDPRHRDRIAFVRVCTGKFEKDMTVQHARSGRTLRLSRPQKLFGQDREVLDDAYPGDVIGLNNPGMFAIGDTIYTGKRLEYDGIPCFSPEIFAHLRNPNPSKFKPFRKGVSELREEGAVQIMYSADSAKRDPILAAVGQLQLEVVQYRLESEYGVETLLEPLPFTVARWVEGGWDVLEKVGRLFNTTTVKDTWGRPVLLFKNEWNLRQIEEDHPELMLRSVAPVVAGQEPIEV from the coding sequence ATGCGAAAATGGGTTTGGCTCCTCCCGCATTCGCTCGGTTTCCGCATGGTCAGTGACCTTCAAAAAGAAATTCAAGAAGCTGTCCAGCAGCGCCGTAATTTCGCCATCATTTCTCACCCTGATGCGGGTAAAACAACGCTAACTGAGAAGCTGCTGCTGTACGGGGGGGCGATTCAAGAAGCCGGCGCGGTCAAGGCGAAGCGTAGTCAGCGGGCAGCTACCTCCGACTGGATGGAGCTGGAGAAACAGCGGGGGATTTCGATTACTTCGACGGTGCTGCAGTTCAACTATCACGACTGCACGATCAACCTACTCGATACGCCGGGTCACCAAGACTTTAGTGAAGATACCTATCGCACCCTAGCAGCGGCTGATAACGCGGTGATGCTGGAGGACGCGGCCAAGGGTCTGGAACCGCAAACCCGCAAGCTCTTTGAAGTCTGCCGGATGCGCAACATCCCGATTTTCACCTTCTTCAACAAGATGGATCGGCCGGGGCGTGAGCCGCTGGAACTGCTGGATGAAATTGAGCAGGAGCTAGGGCTACAGACCTACGCCGTCAACTGGCCGATCGGCTCGGGCGATCGCTTTCGGGGTGTCTTCGATCGCCGTAAACAACAGGTGCACCTGTTTGAGCGCAGCGTTCATGGCAAGCGACAGGCCAAGGACACGACCTTCGATTGGGGTGATCCTCAGTTAAAAGAATTGATTGAGCCGGATCTGTTCCAACAGCTGCAAGACGAACTGGAGCTACTGGAAGGCGTTGGTACAGAGTTTGACCTCGAGGCGATTCACGCTGGTCAACTGACGCCCGTGTTCTGGGGCAGTGCCATGACCAACTTTGGTGTGGAGCTGTTCCTCGAAGCCTTCTTGGACTACGCCCTCAAGCCAGGGGCACGCCGTAGCAGCGTTGGGGAAATGGAGCCGGACTATCCCGAGTTCAGCGGCTTTGTCTTCAAGTTGCAAGCCAACATGGATCCGCGCCACCGCGATCGCATTGCCTTCGTGCGAGTTTGCACCGGCAAGTTTGAGAAAGACATGACGGTGCAACATGCCCGTAGTGGCCGCACCTTACGTCTCTCTCGTCCGCAGAAACTGTTTGGCCAAGATCGAGAAGTGCTGGATGATGCCTATCCGGGCGACGTGATTGGTCTGAATAACCCTGGGATGTTTGCGATCGGCGACACGATCTACACCGGCAAACGCCTGGAATATGACGGCATTCCCTGCTTCTCTCCGGAAATTTTTGCCCACCTACGCAACCCGAACCCCTCCAAGTTCAAGCCCTTCCGCAAAGGAGTGTCAGAGCTACGGGAAGAGGGCGCAGTCCAGATCATGTATTCGGCGGATAGCGCCAAACGCGACCCAATTCTGGCGGCTGTCGGTCAACTCCAGCTCGAAGTCGTGCAATATCGCCTGGAAAGTGAATATGGCGTTGAAACACTGCTAGAACCCCTGCCGTTTACGGTAGCTCGCTGGGTAGAAGGCGGCTGGGATGTGCTGGAAAAAGTGGGTCGGCTATTCAATACCACCACGGTGAAAGACACGTGGGGACGCCCCGTACTGCTGTTCAAAAATGAATGGAACTTGCGGCAAATCGAAGAAGACCATCCGGAGCTGATGCTGCGATCGGTAGCACCTGTCGTTGCTGGACAAGAACCGATCGAGGTTTAA
- a CDS encoding DUF1802 family protein yields MSFQPLDRALKEWPAAIAALASGQSILLLRKGGIQEPQGQFQPATTSVWLLPSFEHQQPAALRVPADAIAHEQPTQVDLSLWAEISQAIALPTDFPLAELSHQTVWSEEFLEQRRQWKPERPLWLLALRTYRVPESRSLPWQASYRGCRSWITLVEPVSRQGSEPVLSDRAFQDQWQAIAEILQRGGLASNGLSTTALASD; encoded by the coding sequence ATGTCGTTTCAGCCCCTCGATCGCGCCTTGAAAGAATGGCCTGCGGCGATCGCTGCTCTCGCGAGCGGTCAGTCCATCCTGTTGTTGCGAAAGGGCGGTATCCAAGAACCTCAGGGTCAGTTTCAGCCAGCAACGACATCTGTTTGGTTACTGCCAAGTTTTGAGCATCAACAACCGGCAGCCTTACGAGTTCCGGCGGACGCGATCGCCCATGAGCAACCTACCCAAGTAGACCTATCCCTCTGGGCTGAAATTAGCCAAGCAATCGCCCTGCCAACAGACTTTCCGCTTGCCGAATTGAGTCACCAAACCGTTTGGAGCGAGGAGTTTTTAGAACAGCGTCGACAGTGGAAGCCTGAACGTCCACTTTGGCTTTTGGCGCTGCGAACCTATCGCGTGCCAGAATCGCGATCGCTGCCTTGGCAGGCGTCCTATCGCGGCTGTCGCTCTTGGATCACGTTGGTGGAACCTGTGTCGCGGCAAGGTTCAGAGCCCGTGTTGAGCGATCGTGCTTTTCAAGACCAGTGGCAGGCGATCGCCGAAATTCTGCAGCGTGGAGGACTTGCGTCCAATGGACTATCAACAACAGCTCTCGCATCTGATTGA
- the sds gene encoding solanesyl diphosphate synthase, protein MTSVTSLFAPVEADLQLLTDTLKQLIGARHPILYAAADHLFGAGGKRLRPAVVLLLSRATMPGQEITPRHRRLAEITEMIHTASLVHDDVVDESSLRRGIPTVHSSFSNRVAVLAGDFLFAQASWHLAHLDSLTVVKLLSQVIMDLAEGEILQGLNRFDSSLSIEVYLDKSYYKTASLLANSARAAGVLSGSSETVCDALYEYGRSLGLAFQIVDDILDFTGSEEVLGKPAGSDLASGNLTAPALYAIEEHPALIPLIEREFSQAQDFEQAIALVHNSQGLARTRALAAEHAQKAVQALEVLPASDCKETLISLTSYVLSRLS, encoded by the coding sequence ATGACTTCGGTGACCTCGCTCTTTGCCCCCGTCGAGGCGGATCTCCAACTGCTGACTGACACGCTCAAGCAGTTGATCGGGGCGAGACATCCCATCCTCTACGCTGCCGCTGATCATCTGTTCGGGGCTGGCGGTAAGCGGCTGCGCCCAGCCGTCGTTCTATTGCTCTCGCGGGCAACCATGCCTGGGCAAGAAATTACGCCCCGCCATCGCCGCTTGGCTGAGATCACCGAGATGATCCACACGGCCAGTCTCGTCCATGATGACGTCGTCGATGAATCCTCTCTGCGGCGGGGCATTCCCACGGTCCACAGCAGCTTTAGCAATCGTGTTGCTGTCTTGGCTGGGGACTTCCTGTTTGCCCAAGCCTCTTGGCACTTAGCGCATCTCGATAGTCTGACTGTCGTCAAACTGTTGTCCCAAGTGATTATGGATCTTGCTGAAGGCGAGATCCTGCAAGGACTGAACCGCTTCGATAGCAGTCTCTCGATCGAGGTCTACCTCGACAAGAGCTACTACAAAACGGCGTCGTTGCTGGCCAATAGCGCCCGAGCGGCAGGTGTGCTCAGCGGCTCCTCAGAAACTGTTTGCGACGCACTGTACGAGTACGGACGTTCCTTGGGTCTTGCTTTTCAAATCGTCGATGACATTTTGGACTTCACCGGATCCGAAGAAGTGTTGGGGAAACCTGCCGGCTCCGATTTGGCGAGTGGCAACCTGACGGCTCCGGCTCTCTACGCCATTGAAGAGCACCCTGCTTTGATTCCGTTGATTGAACGGGAGTTCTCACAGGCCCAGGACTTTGAGCAAGCGATCGCCCTCGTCCACAATAGTCAGGGTCTAGCGCGGACGCGTGCCTTAGCGGCCGAACATGCCCAGAAGGCGGTTCAAGCCTTAGAGGTGCTGCCTGCATCAGACTGCAAAGAAACGCTGATTAGTCTGACCAGCTATGTTCTCAGTCGTCTTTCCTAA